One window from the genome of Ananas comosus cultivar F153 linkage group 13, ASM154086v1, whole genome shotgun sequence encodes:
- the LOC109719023 gene encoding uncharacterized protein LOC109719023, translating into MASPAASRFAHSSVPFPRPRTISAAAAAAAAATAASFPHPPPKPYHASPLPRSNPHQRRRRRAAGFLLRHRLSGGDVPQEPPRGDGDGEGPSFDLAVGLFNGGDYYGCHDALDELWYGAEDPIRTLLHGVLQCAVGLHHLFNQNHRGAMMELGEGLCKLRKMGFDGGPFLRFEEEVSAVLEFVYQTQKELAACTEELCLAMDGSERSYQLLGSFAAGQQLYHRDIDEDGVAYIIFSVVNHYSSKRPSKIRVPILHATEGHLKEFEDKW; encoded by the exons ATGGCCTCCCCCGCCGCCTCGAGATTCGCGCACTCCTCCGTCCCCTTCCCGCGGCCTCGGACcatctccgccgccgctgccgccgccgccgccgccaccgccgcctccttccCCCACCCACCTCCGAAGCCCTACCACGCCTCCCCCTTGCCCCGATCCAACCCCCAccaacgccgccgccgccgcgccgccggatTCCTCCTCCGACACCGGCTCTCCGGCGGCGACGTCCCGCAGGAGCCGCCtcggggcgacggcgacggcgagggGCCGAGCTTCGACCTCGCCGTGGGGCTCTTCAACGGCGGGGACTACTACGGGTGCCACGACGCGCTCGACGAGCTCTGGTACGGCGCCGAGGATCCGATCCGGACCCTCCTCCACGGGGTTCTCCAATGCGCCGTGGGATTGCACCATCTCTTCAATCAG AACCATCGAGGCGCGATGATGGAGTTGGGCGAGGGGCTCTGCAAGCTCCGGAAGATGGGTTTTGACGGCGGGCCATTCCTTCGGTTCGAGGAGGAGGTCTCTGCGGTGTTGGAGTTTGTGTACCAGACGCAAAAGGAGCTCGCCGCAT GTACTGAGGAGCTCTGTTTAGCGATGGATGGCTCCGAGAGATCTTATCAACTGCTCGGCAGTTTTGCCGCTGGGCAACAATTATACCACCGGGATATCGATGAAGATGGAGTTGCCTACATAATCTTCTCCGTGGTCAATCACTACAGTTCGAAAAGGCCTTCCAAAATTAGGGTTCCGATTCTCCATGCCACTGAGGGACATCTCAAGGAATTTGAGGATAAATGGTAA